Within the Microtus ochrogaster isolate Prairie Vole_2 linkage group LG2, MicOch1.0, whole genome shotgun sequence genome, the region tttaaagaGCAActgcttgttttaaatattttacattgatatggatttttgtatattgatacaaatttaatattaattttgttagaacatattgtacatacatctttaatcttGTTCAAGGCATTTTACCTagacaactcatttaacaatataatgcaaatttctagtacttgaaagttattattaccaactagttaggatataaagaaatgcaagttagtaGTTAATCATTACATTCAACttatattaggtatgttttcaaggtcaaacaaagatatagcctagatagacaggtcatctccAAACTCTTCAGAGacctaaagaatatggcatttaagatgtttcaaAAACAtagggtcttttcttttttatgacaatgagacatgtctgctcctggcagcaccaatctacttcagagaaggtGATGGACAtggaagaaactccacatggagttaactttctttgtgacaaaagcaagccaccaggaaagaaaatgctcatatcttaactgctgacagtatgctgtccaaattggacaagcaggatacaaaaaaaaaaggactgttGAACTTTGCCAAGGCAAGGTAGGACAGTCCATCAGaaaatcctgcttcacagaaaagacTGTCAGATATGCtatgcctgtaggctgaagatggatgcaccaactttgcagaggaaacttgggtgactgcctaggctgtttctgtcatttctcacatttgtGGAAGTTGATTGTTGTTGTACTTActgcttactcaggtaacattatttccttcttgggtctctgatgaaGCTGAAGACCTTATAGTTATAGGTTTCCTTGTGTAAAGTATATAAGatttaaagacattaaaatatagttttggTACTGCAAGTTATAATAGAGAGTGAATTAGGTTCAAATTTTGAACTCAATAAAATAGGATAGATAAGGAGTATTGTCTCTGAACTTGTCAATTGATTAATGGACCAGATATTGTTgttatatttattgcctgtatatattgtatatagttattatacttattgtatatagtttttcttatattagttataacctcatattttattttagataaaaaagacaaaatgtattgatattttgtttgtgctctaacaaataaagtttgcctgaagatcagagggcagcgCTAGCCACTAATTAACCATAGAAGTCTGGAGGTCTATGCAGAGAGACAAAaagtgatatgactgggcagagacgTAACATGTGGGgcaggcttgttggggtttatgtcctgcccagttcccacatccggtaagcccccaaagaaaatcactcaGAGaatctacattaggttataaactgattggcccattagttcaggcttcttattagctcttgtagcttatatagcccattattcttatctatgttagccacatggctcagtaactttttcaacagggcaggtcacatcttgtttcttccgTGGTCCGGGCAGGACtagggaaagagcttccttcttcctagaatactcctgttctcattgccccacatctacttcctgtctggttttcccgcctatacttcctgcctggctattagccaatcagcatttatttaaaatacaattgacagaatacagacaattctcccgcaccacagAGAAATACAGGAGCTCAGCCCTTTTTCAGCTGAGAAGTTGGCAAGGTAGGAGTTGgttgtggcttgctcctttgtctctctgatctttcagcattggccctaatatctggctctgggattttattattcagaCCAATTAGAACTTGTGTAAAAGatagaaatgacttttttttNNNNNNNNNNNNNNNNNNNNNNNNNNNNNNNNNNNNNNNNNNNNNNNNNNNNNNNNNNNNNNNNNNNNNNNNNNNNNNNNNNNNNNNNNNNNNNNNNNNNNNNNNNNNNNNNNNNNNNNNNNNNNNNNNNNNNNNNNNNNNNNNNNNNNNNNNNNNNNNNNNNNNNNNNNNNNNNNNNNNNNNNNNNNNNNNNNNNNNNNNNNNNNNNNNNNNNNNNNNNNNNNNNNNNNNNNNNNNNNNNNNNNNNNNNNNNNNNNNNNNNNNNNNNNNNNNNNNNNNNNNNNNNNNNNNNNNNNNNNNNNNNNNNNNNNNNNNNNNNNNNNNNNNNNNNNNNNNNNNNNNNNNNNNNNNNNNNNNNNNNNNNNNNNNNNNNNNNNNNNNNNNNNNNNNNNNNNNNNNNNNNNNNNNNNNNNNNNNNNNNNNNNtccggtgctccaatttgggtctctgtctctgtctcctttcatcgcctgatgaaggttaatattcagtagaaatgacttttaataattttaagaaaagtcaaaatgttagatgttttaattgtggtaaaccAAGTCATCTGAAAAGGGATTATAGGCAAGGTGTtcctaaaaaaattttttctagAGATAATTTAAACAGAAGACCCCAGCTTTCTGGAGTATGCAGAAGGTATGGCAATGGCTGGCATTGGACTAATaaatgcagatcaacaagggTCAGAAAAAGTAACCCTTTGCCATTGAGAAACACCTTAGGGAGCCTCTTATAGGCCCCCTGACAAATTTGGTTCAATCATTCCCTGTCAGCATTGGGGAAACTCCTccacagagcaattaaaagacTTAATGCCTATTTTGAAAAACCATACTGCTTGGGATGACAAAACAGTGTcagtagataaaataaaaatttcagaagagaccataaaacaagtattttgacACACTTCTATAAATGACCAGAGACCAAAgctaaaaatatgaagaaatgttGTTGCAATTGAAGATTTACTAGACactagacacagacacagatttaacaataatttcaccaaaaCCTTGTCATCCAGATTAACCTCTTCAGGTTAATCCTTCTCTATTACATAAAGGATGGTCTATTATCatgattgatttaaaagactgcttTTTAACTATACCTTTGCAATAACAGGGTAGAGAGAAAATTTCCCTCACAgagcctacttataataattccaAGCCTATTAAAAGATATCAGTGTAAGTTTTCTTCCACAAATGATGTTAAGCAGCCCTACCTTGTATCAATATTTTGTATAATAACCtttgaaaataattcataatCAGTTTCCtcagtctataatttaccataaTACAGATGATATCTTCCTTACTAGCTGATGTGTGatttccctctttatgctgtgattatgttttcttaataaagaagctgtatcagcttatggcagggcagaataaaactaggtgggaaatctgaacagagatatataaagagagtaggcagagtcaaagagatgtcacatagctgctgaaggagaaagatactggaaccttaccagtaggttaCAGCATCATGGTGATAcatagtttaatagaaatgggttaattttataggtaagagttagttaataagaagcctgagctagtatgccaaacagtgtggtaattaatatatttttgtgtgattattcaggcctgAGCAGCTGGAAAACGAAAGAACcatctccatttacaaaatggcaccaaTATGAAtcaactacattcacataaaactgaagagagcttgggaaagaattctagacacaaaagaacagtgttgagcatggcttcttggtagcagcattttcttgggtgggttctgtttgctagaagcaagcaaaggcatgattcctttaagagaagaaTTTCTAACTCATTATTAGCAGCAAAACtgcatgactcctttaagagtCAGCTTTCTAGTTTGTGCTAGTGGCACAAATGGCCctgactcttttgggagatcTTATTATAGggtgtgagcagcatgctacaaGCTGCTTAGTGGTAATATAGACCCATGCATCCATGGAGCTAGGGCTGTGAACATGGCTTGGAGGCCATGAACATACCTCTGCCGTGTTGGACTGGGTGAAGCCACCAGAAAAAGCCACAACATTAGTCCTAGCCACACCTGCTTAGCACTTTAAAAAGTGATCCTGgtcaaaaaaaaagcattattgATACACAGtgaagacagattcagaccagaaaaagacctctaaatgaatcacagtgttggataaatgtacatgggcttaagagagagagagaagaaagagtacagccATAGATAACAGGAGTaatgataacaaaataaatattaaaaagtaataatgtaaaaaataaataacataaagatggaaaacatgcagagagtctggattatacatattattttgttttctttgaatttcttgactgcagagagacatttgattctgggtgctgctaagctaaaccaacatatatttttaaaagtatcttgactttaaaatttgagtctaaggacatgttactttggaaaagaggttctacttttgtttccacagaagatgggaacctgttggattccttccaggctaatgtcatttgatggaacaagaccccctgaaaggtctccataaaccctaaaaatactttgcccaacaaacagcaggaagcagtttgaagaaaacaagacccaaattcccaaaatggttgtttataaatgtttgtttttatttaaagggggatattatatagaaatgaatactttacattgctATGGCTCTTGgtctattgatgcaaatttaagatcaaagttatgtgtatatttctactcttatttagggtattacatttatgtataaaTGTTAGAAATTTTCTTAATCcaagctctctgccaatgcaaaaatctcaatcaagccaaatcacaccaagccaaatttaaaatatccaggtttaattcgATTCCTGCATTCCCCTGTGGCCCTGATGGGGAACCAGGAAGCCGCGAACGTGACCAccggggaagaggaaagagaccacAAGGGAACTTTctggggaagcagtttaaatagatcGAGGGAGTATCCTGAGTAGATGTCCTGAGAGATGGTACCAACATgggtgtcccaagagcttggAAGCCGAGTGGATGGTGAGGATTACCGTGTGAGGACCTGCCCATTGAGGTCTGAGAGACCTAGGTGTTAACTGTTTCAGGAGTACTTTGTCCCCTGGGGAGAGTGAGGCAGGTTTAGGGGCATTTGGGTCCACTGGtgttgggggcagggagacagCTGTCAGCATATGAGCAGGAGAAGGGGCCTTAAAAGGGAGAGATAGGGTAGGTACCccaccagtggaggagtttggactAAGAGGTGTTgattaaggagaaagggcctgccataaagcagctcaaaagAGCTCAGCCAATAGGGGAACATGGGTGGCCCTGAGGCAAGTAAGGACAattgggagaagggaggggttAGCTCTTGTTGATGAATCCATTGGTCCTCTCTACCTTATCCGAGAATTGTAGATAGTAGGAGGTATGGAATTTCCaagagatgttgagagcttctgacacaaACTCCATGACCATGGAAGTGAAGGCTGGCCTGTTGTCTGTTTGGATGGTTCGTGGGACACCAAACCGAGGaatgatgtggtccaggagtacctgagccaccacatctgctgtttTCCAGGAGGCCGGAAatgcttctatccatcctgtaaaagtgtccacaagtgttaagagataacgaagttttttatgagtaggcatatgagtGAAATAAACCTGCCAATCTTTGCCCGGTTGGTGCTAACAaagctggtgtagagactgacCTATGTGAAGAGCCCTTGTGGGCTGGCCTGGGCACATCTGGCAGGAGAAGTGgacctgtaaaatagaatcttggagatGGGTGGGGTAAAAAAGGGGCTCCAAGAAGTGGAACAAAGTTTTGGGGAAGCAGCTAAGGATATCTCGACCCAGTAGAGGTGCTGGACAAGCAGGtattactaagaaagaatgagagaaaaattgccctgcaagaatgcaggacagtggcaaagttttaagtggggagaaGTGGGTCCCATCTACCCCcataactgaaattggtgaggggaacATAAGGCCTGAGTGAGATGTTAGAGCAGAATGGTAGCTCCCATGTCCAAAATAAAAGTAACGGACTTATCAGCTACCTGTGCCTTTACCCTAGGCTCAGATAGTGTTACGGGATTATACCAAATCTGAGCAGCATCAATCCTCTGCATGGCTGGGAAGTTCGAAagctggcacagtttcacttgctGATGTTGGGGAGGCTGGACCTCTGTGGCatggcatagaggacaagcccgCATGGgagcattgtgatttccagtccAGGTTACTGGCAGACAGGGCATAACCTCAGAGGAGGCATTGTGCAATATCATGCCACATGACCATTTAGGCCACATTTGAAACAGCTTGCCTGTGttagactttaagacaatcctgaagccatttctgacaattctgaatcctctcagcctctgtgccatagcgcttcccctcctcccctgggaaccaaggacctaacagctacactcgcacgtactcagttcctgaacaattacccatatacgtatggtttggttcggtcccctgggaaacggggtcaaaatgacctcttacctcatctgatctggcaacagctctccagtcaattattggtaatagccctttcaaataagccaatcagaatagtcaaagaacaaccaccccttgcttctgtggcccctttaaaagtagactgtaccagctattcgaggtccctcggcttcccgaatgctgggggaccctgtcatgacagaattaataaaatcctcatgcttttacatcagctgtggtgtatgagatggtctctgggggcgactccttcttggtgtttggacgctagagtccaacacctGTGAGGTTGACTTAGGCTGGGCTCCATCAGGGTAGAGCCTTGTGGttggcttcccttgtcccccttccTGCGACCTTAGGGCAACTGCTAAGGCCAGGGTCTGTAGGTTAGCTGCTTTTTGTAACCTCGTCTGTAGGGAatactcagctttttttttcttgggcattaaaaacttcaaaggccattttcaccaatttcTGTATAGGGGATTGGGGACCCTCCTCAACCTTTCTTAACTTTTAAGCAgaaggattagtagaaaaggaacctagccacttttctatctgagagagatctggaggagaaaagggaacatgaacTTTCATGATGCCATGAGTCCTGTCACCTCCTGGAGAGGGCATTGGAGGGTGGAGCTATAATGGGAAATGATAtgggaggagactggggaggatTGGGAGGGGTAGCCCAGTGGCTGAGTTGGTccaagggtggggagaggggaggaggaaggtgggtaaggtggaagttgaccttgaacttctggattgggaaggggtgggggagacaggaaaggagtGAAATGTGGAGCATGTTGATCCACAGAAGGGGATTGGGTAGTgtgggcttgagggagtgggggaggggccagtgcctctggctgcATGATCCAGCTGCAATTGTTGGGTTCCAATTCCCAGAAGACTGCATATCCACATATAACGTGTCTAATCTGCATCTCCACTCATATGGATCTCCTAACCACTTCCCCTGCCTTGCCatcctcccccctctctgtctaCTCCCTTGtctccttcccatccctgctTTCCTGACTTCTTCCCACCCACTGCGCCCCAACCTCCTCCTTCACTGCCTTATACTTTCAAGTACTGACTAGCAGCCAAGAGCAGGGACCCTGGAGCCAGACACACTGGGTTCAGATTGGAACTCTGCAACTCATTAGCTGTGTTTGTTGGTGTTGGTGAACTGTCTAGGTGAGCAAGGCTGGAATTTTCACAGACAGTTCCTGACACAGGAACTTTTCACAGACAGTGTTTGTCTTGTCATTTCCCAATGTGCTCAGCATCTGTTACAAACTGTACTGAGAATTCTGAATCTTGGTTCCTGCTCAGGCTAgtggcatgcacaaggctcccAGTCAGTCCCACAGCACAAAGGAAACAGCAAGCATACTACAGTGTACTGTGTTGGCCAAcattccttcttctcccttttaatgtgtgtggtggtggcggGGATTGTgctagtttgaatgtatttggccccaATAATCTCACAGAGAGTGGTactgttgggaggtgtggctttgttggagtgggcatggccttgttggaggaagcctatctctggggggtgggctttgaggtctcctgtgttCAGGAAACTTTCCAGTGTATCAGTCAGCTCCGTtacctctgagtcaagatgtaggactctcagctccagcatcacatctgcctgcacgctgccgtGCTCCCCGTCCTGATGATACTGGCctgagcttctgaaactgtaaacgaacctcctcaattaaatgtcttccttacAAGAATGGCTGTGATCTTGACAGAAGTGctcattcacatgtgtgtgccttcTTTTGAGCGGCCCAAGTCAAACTTATGGCCCTTTTTATCTGCACCATGTCATTGTCACAGTACTGGAACCCCAAGTCTCATCCCCTCTCCCTTGAATCTCTTGTTCCAATAAGAGCACATCTTTTCCAGTCAGTTTCAGAAGAAATTCCTTACAGACATTAGAAGTCCTTCTACCTCCAGCCTCCTACACTTGACTGTAGCCACACCCACTTCCTTCGGCGATAGCCACGCCCACTTTCCCTCAGGGATAACTTCTCTGAGCTCTTCCCAGGCTGGCGTACCTGGCTACCTAGCTGGGAAACGCAGTTTTGGTGAGACTAATGTCTGCAAAGCACTTTCATCCTGAGTGCTTGACAACACTATGTCTCTCCTGAGGGAATGTGGTGTGTTtccactctgtccttcctcctgtttcttcacACTCTTTTCTCCCATGCTGCACCTGTCCCAAGCCTCCTTTAACTTATCAGTAACCGTCCTCCTTTAACTTATCAGTAACCGTGCCCCCAACCCCTCACACCCGACAGCCCAGCAAATGTTGTCGCCAACCATAGACCACTTGCTCACAAGGTACAGAGCAGAAGAGCTTTCTAGACTCAAGCCAATGAATCGGTACCCTCTGGCATCATGCTAGGGGCAGGAAGTAATTTGGAGCAAGACCTTCTGTTCTCACCTGCAGTGGTCTGGCCAGAGGAGAAGCCACTTCCCTACTGGCAATGCAAGCTCAGGACCAGAGTCTTCCTAGTCTGTAAACCAGGTGACGAGTGAACCCACTCAACCATTAGGAGTTCACATATTGGGGCCAGAGGAGATGATGAATCCATAAATAAGGGGCTCACTGTGTaaatctgaggacctgagttcaattctccaACATCCAGATAAAAAGCTGGTGCCGCAGCAGATGCCGGTAATCCAAGCTCtgaagaggtggagaaaggaggtcCTTGGGGTTCTCTGGTCAATTAGCCCATTTCATTAGGCCAGGGTCAGggaaagaccttgtttcaaaaagtaaagaaactgccattgACCtcttggtgcacacacacacacacacacacacacacacacacacacacacacacagagttcgtACATCATCAGGGTTTATTTAGTTCCAAGAAGTGGCAGGCAGAGTTCTTCCCCAAGCACCTCAACCATGTCTGAGCACCATGTTCTATGTCCACTAAGTCGAGGGACTCGGTCCCCTAAGTCACTATTTGCTAACATACTTTAGGCATGTTGTATGGCTGCAGAGACTGCCCCAGGGCTAATCCCTGGCGTATAAATTAAGGTATATTATTTAACTGGGTGGGTAGATCCTGAGCAGGCTCACAGGAAGATCCGTCATCTTTGTCCCCTCCCAGGAAGACATCTGTGGCATGTGTCACAGGCTTGGATGGCGTCAGAACCTTAGGTAGAGGGGGCTGTAGGGGCGGGTCTGGGGATTTCCTTGATGGGGGATCAACGGGAGAGCTCGTGTAGGTGGTGTCAAAGGAAGGTGGTGAGTCTAGCCTCACATAGGGGATGTTTGTGGGCAATCCGGCAGCCAGTCCAGAGTCACTGCTGTGGGGGACCGCTGAGGAGGGCTCCTGGAATAAAAACAGGCAAGTTACACAAAGGAACTGTGCCAGGGTCCCCTTTGATGGGACAAGGAGACCATAATGGACCTGCTGTAATAATCCAGCATGTCAAAGGGATGAGAGGCCATTCCTTTGGCCAGAGATGGtagtacacacgtgtgcatgcacacacaaacatttactCTCAGAACTCAAGAGTttaagttcagcctggtctacatagtgagttccaggctggccagcaGTATATCCAGTGAGAGCCTAtctgaaagataaaacaaaacaacagaatatCTGGGAGTTGTGCACACTTTTAAGCCCtgaattcaagaggcagaggcaagtggatgtctgtgagtctgaggtcagcctggtctacatagtgagctgaAGGCCAGTCAAGGTTTCTTGTCTTATTAAAAACCGAAGTGAAAATACCCTAAGCCCCGAGGTTCTCCCCAGATGTAGGAAGGCAAGGGTCTGGACCGTGGAGAGTCTGTTTTTCCTCCACCTGCTCAGTAGTGTGATGGGTGAGGggaacccacagaggtctcttaCCATGCCTGAAACACCATTGCTCTGGGACCCGGCACAGACACCAAGCCTATGTCCTGGCAGCAGAAAACAACAGTCTAGTCCCTTGCAGTGTGGCTCTAAGCCCCCCAAAGCCTCCAAAATCTTTGTTAGTGCAGACTCACTTTCCCCTCTCCCATCTCTACTCCTAACCCTTCCACCTCGCACCCCACAAGCCTGCCTTGCTTCCCTGCCCACTTTCAGCTTCTCCAGCTGCCACCACACTAAGCCTTCCCGCTGGAATTCCCTCCTTCATCCTTTCTCCTCCAGGCCCACTTCCCACTTCATTGTCCCTCTTCCGCCTGCACTAGCTCagtttccttcccctttccctcctagCCACTGGGATTCCAGCAATGGGGACTCGTCTAAAGAATGGAAAGGTTTTTCATGTGGGAAGCACACCCGGTCTCCTGCTCTCCTCTTCCAAACTGAGCCGCTGGAGGAGGAGGGTAGCTTCATACCTTTCTTTCTGGCCAACACAGCCAACAGCACCACAGCCACCACCAGCAGGCCCAGCAGAAGCACTGCAGCACCCCAGATCAGATGGATACTGAGAGACACAAAGGGATAGGCTGGTTTAGCCCTGAATCCCTAAGGGAGCTGCCAACTAAGAGCACTGGAGTAGTGGGAGAAACTGCCACTTTCTTTGGGAACCATAAATGGGAGGTAATGGAAGGGAGCTTGGGGGTAGGCCCGGatcagggagaggagagacacattttcacagtgagCCACCAGAGCGAACGGATGGTTGCTGAAATGGGTAGAGGTGAGAAGTTCCCCAGCAGTAGAATGAGTTAGCTGTGTATGTGATTtgagatgatttttaaaatgtgtgtgtgtgtgtgtgtgtgtgtgtgtgtgtgtgagagagagagagagagagagagagagagagagagagagagagagagaccgtaTATGCACATCCCATGGAGCTAGAGTCACAGGCTGTTGAGACTGCTGGCAATGGACTctgccctctgcaagaacagcaaggactcttaactgctgagccatctctccagcctcatctgGTCCGGTCTACAACTGCAAACCAATTGTGTGTTTAGTAGCCTCTTCCCCTGGCCCACAGCACTGTTTTGGCACCTTTTCTCATGCCTTCTGAACTCGTGAGGACCAGCACTCCCCGCAGGGTCCAAGGAGGGGTCCTTTGGCAGACTTCCAGCTCTATagctctccttctcttctgcctcctcctctcctgggccaggaactgaggcagaaggaaacaATCCGTGAGTGCAGAGCGCTTGTGGAGCAGCTTCCACAGCCCTTACTAAACGCTCAGGGAAGACTCGGGAACTCT harbors:
- the Treml1 gene encoding trem-like transcript 1 protein — translated: MGCYLLLLLLLGLSGQGSAESHPEVLQAPVGSSILVQCHYRLQDVRAPKVWCRFSQEECQPLVTSAVVRGAPGSGRIFLTDLGGGLLQVEMVTLQEEDTGEYGCVVEGAAGPQTLHRVSLLVLPPVPGPGEEEAEEKESYRAGSLPKDPSLDPAGSAGPHEFRRHEKSIHLIWGAAVLLLGLLVVAVVLLAVLARKKGHRLGVCAGSQSNGVSGMEPSSAVPHSSDSGLAAGLPTNIPYVRLDSPPSFDTTYTSSPVDPPSRKSPDPPLQPPLPKVLTPSKPVTHATDVFLGGDKDDGSSCEPAQDLPTQLNNIP